CCGCGGAACGCCTGCGCGACCAGCTGACTGGTCCGGCCGCCCGCGGCCTGCGCGACGACGTGGTGGGCCTCGGCACCGGTTCGACCTGGTCGTGGTGGCCGCGGGTGGTGCTCGTGGTGGAGGGCAAGGCCAGGGGAGTGGAGCCGGTCCCGGGTGTCGAGGTGGTGCCCGCGGAGACCGACGGCGACTCGAAGATCGTCGAGGTCGCCGCCGCCGCGCGGCAGCGGCCGGACGATCACGTCGTGGTGGTGACCGCCGACCGGGAACTGCGCGGCCGCGTCGCGGACCTGGGCGCGCGGGTGCTCGGCCCGGGGGCGTTGCTCCGCGAACTCAACGGCTGAACCATCCGGCCGAACGGACTTGCTTCACTGCCCAGCCAGCTCCGCCACGATCTTCGCGATCCGCCGCTCCCGGGTCTCCGTTCGCTTCGCCGACGTGACCGCCTCCGCCCGTTCTCGTTGAGCGGTGAACGAAAGCCGGTCGAACACCGCGCGCACGCCCGCCTGTTCCATCGCGGCCGCAAGCTCCGCGGGCACCTCGACGGTCCGCTCCGCGAGGTCGGCTTCAAGCGTGACCGCGACCGTCTCCCCGGCGCTGACTCCTGCCGCCTCCCGATTCGCCGCGCTCAGCGGCAGCATGAACTCGCCGCCGTAGACCGCGACGGTGCTGCGATAGGTGTGCGCGCCGATCGTCACCCGGACTTTCGGTTTCCGGCCCTGGCCCAGCGCCTCGACGACCTCGGCGGGCACCCGGAGCCCGGTCGCCGTCTTGCCGTTCAGCTCGACGACAGCGGTGAACGTGTGCGCCATAGCCGCCGAGGCTAGCCGTGCAGGACCCCGTCGCGCATCTCGGTGACCAGCGCGGCGACCACCGCTTTCAGCGATCCGTTGTACTGCTTCGCGACCGCTCGCTGCCGCTGATAGCTGGCCCCGACCTGGAGGATCGTCTCGACATCGCGCAGTTCCCGCACGCAGTCCAGCTTGCGCGCGACTGGTTCCAGCCGGTCCAGCAGTTCGACCAGGTCGTCGGTGACGAGGCGCTCGCGGCCGGCCGCGTCGAGGATGACGATCGCGTCCAGGCCGTAGCGCGCGGCGCGCCACTTGTTCTCCTGCACATGCCACGGCGGCAGCACCGGCAGCTGTTCGCCGTCGTCGAGGCGGGAGCTGAAGTCCTCCACCAGGCACTGGGTGAGCGCCGAAATAGCGCCGACCTCCTGCAGCGTGGGCAATCCGTCGCAAACCCGCATTTCCAGTGTGCCGAAATGCGGTGCGGGCCGAATATCCCAGCGGATTTCGGAAAACTGGTCGATCACGCCGGTGGTGAACATGTCCTCGACGTAACCCTCCAGTTCCGCCCATTCGCGGAACTGGAACGGCAGCCCGGCTGTCGGCAGCTGCTGGAACATCAGCGCCCGGTTCGACGCGTACCCGGTGTCCTCGCCCGCCCAGTACGGCGACGAGGCGGAGAGCGCCTGCAGGTGCGGCGCGTACCGGAGCAGACCGTCGAGCACGGGCAGCACCTTGTCCCGGTGATCGAGACCGACGTGGACGTGCACGCCGTAGATCAGCATCTGCCTGCCCCACCACTGCGTGCGGTCGATCAGCTTCGCGTAGCGCTCCTTGTCGGTTACCTTCTGCCGGTACCACGACGAGAACGGATGCGAACCGGCCGAGAACAGTTCGACGCCCAGCGGGTCGGCGACCCGGTGCACCTCGTCGAGCGCCTCGCTCAGATCGGCCTTCACCTCGCCGACCGTGCGGCAGACGCCACTGACCACTTCGATCGTGTTGAGCAGCAGTTCCTGCTTGATCCGCGGGTGCTCGTCCGCGCCGTCCGGCCGGACGGCGGCGAGCAATTCCTCCGCGACCGATCGCAGTTCGCCGCTGCGCCGGTCCACCAAAGCCAGTTCCCATTCCGCGCCGACGGTGGAGCGACGCGACGCCTGGAACTCGATCCGCATGCCGTCCGGTCAGACTTGGGCGCCGTTGCTGGGGTCCGCGCCGGGCGGAGGGCCCTGGCGCACGCGCAGCAGCAGCAACGCGATGCCGGTGGCGAGTGCGAGGATGCCGAGCGGGGTGGCCAGCGCCGGGCCGACCCCGATCAGATTCGGCACGATCAGCAGCAGGAGGCCGACCACGAAGAACAGCAGCACGATGAAAGCGCCCTTGCGCCAGCGCGGCAGCGGCGGCGGCTCCGGCGGTTCGTAGTGCTCGTCGTCCTCGGCCGGGTCGGCGGAGAAGATGGTGGTGTCCCAGTCGGTGCCGCCGGTGCGCCAGCCCTCGGACGCCGGCTCGGCGGGCTTGGCCGAGGGTTTGCCGTCGCCGGATTTCTCCGGTTTGGCGGGCGATTCGGGCGTACCGGTTCCGGCGTCCGCGGGTCCGGCGCCCGCGAACGGGTCCTCGTCCAGGAACACGCCCACGCCTTCGGCCCGCAGGTCGGCCACGATCTCGGCGAACGTAGCGTCGACGTTTTCAGGTCCGTCCGCGCCTTTCCCCCGGGTCATCCGGCACCCACCTGTCCCGCCCGCAGCTCGCGGGCAAACTCGGCACTGCGGCTGAAGATGAGCTCCGCGTCGAAGTCCTGCGTCGCGACGTGGAAGCTCTTCTCCAGCACCACCTCGGTCACGTTCGAGCTCGCGATCGCGTCGAGAATGATCCGCGAGTTCTCCGGCTCCACGACGTGGTCGACCCGAGAGTGCAGCAGCAGCACCGGCTGCGTCACCTTCGGCAGGTCGGCCCGCACGATCTTCCACAGCTTGGCCAGGCTCGCCGCGGCGCGCACCGGCGTGCGCGGATAGGCCAGTTCGGTCTCGCCCGGCTTCGCGATGTCGTTCCCGATCGCGCGCACAGACGGCACGACGCGGGAGAACAGCGGCAGGATCTTCGCGTCCAGGCTGAGCCGGGTGACCGACGGGTTGACCAGCACGATCCCGGAAAGCTCCGAGCCGAACTCCTCGGCGAGCCGCAGCGCGAGCGTCCCGCCCATCGACATCCCGCCAACGAACACCTGGTCGCATTCCGCGCGCAGCGCCAGCAGCGCTTCGCGGACCGTTCCGTACCAGTCTTGCCAGGTCGTCCGGTTCAGGTCGCGCCACTGCGTGCCATGGCCGGGCAGCAGCGGGCAGCGCACCGCGAAGCCCTCCTGCGCCAGGTGCTCCCCCCAGCCGCGCATGCCGGCCGGCGTCGCGGTGAAACCGTGGCAGAGCAGGAAGCCGGCCCCGGAGGAGCCCGGGAAGGAGAACGGTTCCGCGCCGGCGAGCACGCCCATGACGAACGCCTTCCGATCGAAACGGTGGAGTCCTCCCATGCTCTCACGACGGAGCCGGGTTGTGGGGACGGCTCTGCGAAGCCGGACGCCGCCCGTCCCGCTGTGAGATCGGTCGCTGCCCCCGGGTGACCGCGCGTTCTCGCGTTGTGCCGGCCGGTGCTTGTTCCGTACCCTGACCTGCCGGGGCCCGCTCGGGCAGGAAAGGACTGGAACCCGGTGCTGTACTGGCTGATGAAGTGGGTGTTCATCGGACCGCTGCTGAAGACGCTGTGGCCCACGAAGGTCGTCGGGGCGGAGAACATCCCCGAGACCGGCGGCGCGATCCTCGCCGGCAATCACCTGGCGGTGGCGGACTCGTTCTTCATGCCGCTGCGGGTGAAGCGGAAGGTCACCTTCCCGGCGAAGTCCGAGTACTTCACCGAGCCCGGGTTCAAGGGCCTGCTCAAGAAGTGGTTCTTCACCGGCGTCGGCCAGTTCCCGATCGACCGCTCCGGCGGCAACGCCGCGCAGGCCGCGCTCGACACCGCCACCCGGCTGGTCAAGGAAGGCCACCTGCTCGGCATCTACCCGGAGGGCACCCGCTCCCCGGACGGCAGGCTGTACAAGGGCAAGACCGGCGTCGCCCGGATCATCCTCGACTCGGGCGGCATCGTCGTGCCGGTCGCGATGATCGGCACCGACAAGGTCAACCCGATCGGCTCCAAGATGTGGTGGCCGCGCCGGCTTGAGGTGCGCTTCGGCACACCGCTCGACTTCTCCCGCTACGACGGGCTGGCCGGGGACCGGTTCATCGAGCGCTCGATCACCGACGAAATCATGTACGCGCTGATGGAACTGTCCGGCCAGGAGTACGTGGACATTTACGCGGCGAAGGCGAAGGAACTGCTCGCCGCGGAAGCGGCCGGGGTAAAACCGGCGGTGCCGCCGCAGACCTCGGCGCGCGACGCTGACCGGGTGCCCGAAACGAAGGCGAGCTAGCCGCTCGGCCGGTCCGCCGAGCGGCGCTGATACCTTCTCTCGGTGCGTTTTTTCTACGACACCGAATTCATCGAGGACGGCGTGACGATCGACCTGGTGTCGATCGGTGTCGTTGACGAACGCGGCCGCGAGTTCTACGCCGTGTCCACCGATTTCGACCCTGGCCGGGCCGGGGCTTGGGTACGCGAGAACGTGCTGCCGAAGCTGCCCTCGCCGGCCGACCCGGCCTGGCGCAGCCGGGAACGGATCCGGGCCGACCTGCTGGAGTTCTTCGGCAAGCCGCCGGGCGGGATCGAGCTGTGGGCCTGGTTCGCCGCCTACGACCACGTCGCGCTCGCGCAGCTGTGGGGACCGATGCCCGCGTTGCCCCGGCAGTTGCCGCGGTTCACCCGGGATCTGCGCCAGCGGTGGGAGGACGCGGGGAAGCCCAAGCTGCCGGCCGCGCCTACCGACCAGCATGACGCGCTGGCCGACGCGAAGCACAACCTGCAGCGGTGGGACGTCATCGAGGCGGCTTTTCGGCGGCGGTGACGGCCGGTTCCCGGCCGCCGCGTGGCCGCGGGCTCGGTCCGTGGCCCGGCCTCCGCGCTCCGTGGCAGGTGGTCTGTGAAGGGCCCCTTGAGGGAATCAGATTCCCTCAAGCGGCCATTCACGGACTTGCCGGGATCGGCCGCCGCGTGGCCACGGCCCGTGGGGTCGCCGCCTACGGCGCTGCCCGGCCCCGCGACGGGCGCAACCACTGCCTCGGACGGCCCGGGCCCTTACCGGCGTGCCCGCACCGCCCCGGCCAGCGTGTCCAGCAGGTCCCCGGTCGCGTCCCAGTCCAGGCAGGCGTCGGTGATCGACTGCCCGTAGGTCAGCTCGTCCGCCCGCCCCAGCACCAGGTCCTGCCGTCCGGCCACCAGGTTGCTCTCCATCATCAGCCCGGCGATCCCGCGTTCCCCGGCGGCGATCCGCCCGGCCAGTTCCCGCACGACCTCGCCCTGGCGGACGTGGTCCTTGCCGCTGTTCCCGTGGCTCGCGTCGATGACCAGGCGCTCCGGCAGGCCGGACTTCGCGAGCCGGCCGAGGGTCTCCGCGACCGATGCCGGGTCGTGGTTCGGGCCGGCCGAGCTGCCGCGCAGGATGACGTGGCAGTCCGGGTTTCCGGCGGTCGTCATCAGTGCCGCGAGGCCGTCGGTGTTGATGCCCGGGAACACGTGCGACGCGGCGGCCGCGCGGGTGGCGTCCACGGCCACCTGGATGTCGCCCTCGGTCGAGTTCTTGATGCCGACCGGCATCGACAGCGCGCTGCACAGCTGCCGGTGCACCTGGCTGGCCGCGGTGCGCGCACCGATCGAACCCCAGGTGACGATGTCGGCGATGAACTGCGGGGTGATCGGGTCGAGGAATTCGCAACCCACCGGCAGTCCGAGCGCGGACACGTCGAGAAGCAGCTTTCGCGCCATCCGCAGGCCCTTGTTGACGGCGAACGTGCCGTCCAGGTCCGGGTCGTTGATCAGGCCCTTCCAGCCCAGCGTGGTGCGCGGCTTTTCGAAGTACACCCGCATCACGATGTGCAGGTCGTCGCGCAGCGCCTCGGCCTTGGCGGCGAGGCGGCGGGCGTAGTCGAGCGCGGCTTCGGGGTCGTGCACCGAGCACGGGCCCACGATGACGGCGAGGCGGTCGTCGCGGCCGTCGAGGATGTCGACGGTTTCGGCGCGGCCGTTCTGCACGACCTTCGCGACCGCGGCGTCGACCGGATGGTCTTCGCGCAGCAGCGCGGGCGAAATCAGCGGACTGACCGACGTAGTGCGGCGGTGGTCGAGAGTGCTCGTGTCGGCGGGGGCGGCGACGAGACGGGAGGTCATGGCGCGGGGGTTCCTTTCTGAGGGAAACCGACCCGCGGGGGATTCGCCGAGCCGGTGCGATATCCGGCTCGGGTGGGGGTCAGCGCAGGTTCACGCCGCCGGGCCCACCCGGGGCCGGCTTCGTAAACCAGAAATAGCGCTGCACGCCGCCACCGTAGCACAGCCCGTGCCGGCCCCTGTCCGGACCGATTGGGCAGGTGGTCCGGCCTGCACCGATCCAGATGAAAACCGCTACGCTTGGCGCGGAGCTGTGATCCCTGTAACGAAGACGGAGGAAGCAGATGCGTGTCGGTGTGCTGACGGGTGGCGGTGACTGCCCCGGCCTGAACGCGGTGATCCGCGCGGTGGTCCGCAAAGGCATCGAGGTGCACGACTGGGAGTTCGTCGGTTTCCGCAACGGGTGGCAGGGTCCGCTGACCGGCGACAGCCGGCCGCTCGGCCTCGCCGACGTCGAGGACATCCTCACCCGCGGCGGCACCATCCTCCGGTCGTCGCGCACGAACCCGTACAAGGTCGAGGGCGGGGTGGAGAAGATCCGCCAGGTGCTCGCCGATCAGGGTGTCGACGCGCTGATCGCGATCGGCGGCGAGGACACCCTGGGCGTCGCGAAGCGGCTGACCGACGACGGCATCGGCGTGGTCGGCGTGCCCAAGACGATCGACAACGACCTCGGCGCGACCGACTACACGTTCGGCTTCGACACCGCGGTGTCCATCGCCACCGAAGCGATCGACCGGTTGCACACTACGGCCGAATCGCACCACCGCGCGCTCGTCATCGAGGTCATGGGCCGCCACGCCGGCTGGATCGCGCTGCACTCCGGCCTGGCCGGCGGCGCGAGCGTGATCCTGGTTCCGGAGCGGCAGTTCTCCGTCGACCAGGTCGTGCAGTGGGTCGAGCGCCGGTTCGAGAAGGAGTACGCGCCGATCATCGTGGTCGCCGAGGGCGCGCTGCCCGAGGGCGGCGAGGAGAAGCTCCTGACCGGCGAGAAGGACGCGTTCGGTCACGTGCGGCTCGGCGGCATCGGCAACTGGCTCGCCGACGAGATCTCCGCGCGCACTGGCAAGGAATCGCGGGCTGTCGTGCTCGGCCACGTGCAGCGCGGCGGCACCCCGACCGCGTACGACCGGGTCCTCGCCACTCGCTTCGGCCTGCACGCGGTGGACGCGGTCGCCGACGGCGACTTCGGGGTGATGGTCGCGTTGAAGGGCACTGACATCGTCCGCGTGAAGCTTTCCGAGGCGACCGCCGAGCTGAAGACGGTTCCGCTGGAGCGCTACCAGGAAGCCGAAGTCTTCTTCGGCTGAGAGTTCTCCCGGGAGGTGGGGCTGTCCCCACCGCGCTGCCGGGGGCGTGCGGTATTCCGTGCGCCCCCGGCTCTTTTTAGGCTCGCGGGGTGCGAATCCTCCTGGCCGGACTGGCCCTGCTCTCCACTGTCGCGCTGCCTCACTCCACTGTGGACGGAGTATGGCGCACTGTCGGATACGGGCAGCTCGTCCAAGTGTCCGGCGGAAAACTGAGTACTTACGACGTCACCAAAGTCAGCTGCCTGCCCGGTTCGCTGTCCGGCACCGGCGACGGCACGACCTTCGCGACCAACGAGGGCTCCGTCGTCACGATCCGCCCCGGCGCGATGACGTTCGACGACAATCTGGGCGTGCGATCGCTTCGCCGGGTCCCCGGCGGATTGCCGCGCGAGTGCCGGGTTCCGGCGAATGAGCTGTCCACTTTCGACGTCTTCTGGCACACCTTCGCCGAGAACTATCCGTTCTTCCGCGCGAAAGGCGTCGACTGGCAGTCCGAAGGGGACGCTGCCCGCCGCGAGGTCGCCGCGCACCCAGACCGGCTTTACGACGTTCTTTGCGGGCTGATCCGCCCGCTGCACGATGCTCACGTCGCCTTGTCCGCTCCGGGCCAGCACTGCGCCTCGCCGCGTCCCGGCACCCCGGACCCGGGCAAGACCGTCCCGCGCGCGATCGCCGTCGCCGACGCCAATCTGGGTGTTCCGACGCGAACCTGGGCCGGCGGCGCCCTCGCCTACGCCGATCTGCCCGGCGGTCTCGGGTATCTGCGGATCACCGGTTTCCACGACTACGCCGGCACATTCGCCGAGAGCAGCAAGATCCTGGCCAAGGCGCTGGACGAAATCTTCACGCCGGGCCATCAGCGGTCCGGTTTGATACTCGACTTGCGCGTCAACGGCGGCGGCGACGACCCGCTCGGGCTGCAGGTCGCGGCCCGGCTGACGGACGTCCCGCACTACGCCTATGCCAAACGGGCCCGCAACGACCCGGACGACCCGTCCCGGTTCACCGTTGCGCAGCCGTTTTTCGTCCAGCCCGCCGTCGCACCCCGGTACCGCGGTCCGCTCGCGGTGCTCACCGGCAACCTGGATGTCTCGGCGGGGGAGACCTTCCTGCAGGCACTGCTGAACCGGCAGCCGCGGCCAGTCCTCATCGGACAGTCCACACAGGGCGCCTTCTCGGACACTTTGGACCGGGCGTTGCCGAAACCGGGCTGGACCGTGTCGCTGCCGAACGAGGAGTACCTCGATCCGCACGGGCGCACCTACGACGGCACCGGGATCGGCCCGGACCTCCCGGTCCCGGTGTTCGCCCCGGACGACCTCGCCGCCGGGCGCGATCCAGCACTCGCTCTCGCGCGGCGGGTGCTGGGTCGCTGACCGAGCCGCGATCAGGAGGGCCGCTTTCGCTGCCCCGTCCGCCGGTGGCACCGAGGATCGCGACCGCGGGAAGCGGAAGGGCACGGCGGTTCCGCCCGCCCTTGTTCGCGCCGACTGAGGAGAACGCGGCGGTCCGGCCGTCCGCTCGGATCACCGCGTCCTCCTCAGTCGGCTTCATCGAGCCGTCGTTCCAGCGCGTCGAGGCGGTCTGCCCAGAACTGCCGGTACGGGGCGAGCCAAGCGTCTACTTCGGCCAGTGGTTCGGCGCGCAGCCGGTAGCAGCGCCGCTGCGCGGATACGCGCACCGTCACCAGGCCGGCTTCCCGCAGCACCCGCAGGTGCTTGGACACTGCGGGCTGGCTGAGCTGCAGCTCGGCCACCAGTTCGCCGACCGACCGCTCGCCCTCGAGCAGCAGGTCGAGAAGGGCGCGGCGGCGGGGCTCGGCCAGCACGTCGAAGGTCTGCATCACTCCGGGAATTTGCCCCGCCCCGCATATGCCTGTCAAGGCATGCGGGTACCGACGAATGTCCGTTTTATGGTCTGAACCATTGACCTAGTGGTCTAGTCCATTTACGGTGAGTGCGTCCCGCTCTGTTACCGATCCGTCACCTGTCGTGACTCTTCGAAAGGGAGCCGAAATGCTTCGCTTGCGCAGAAAACGCC
This sequence is a window from Amycolatopsis benzoatilytica AK 16/65. Protein-coding genes within it:
- a CDS encoding S41 family peptidase, whose translation is MRILLAGLALLSTVALPHSTVDGVWRTVGYGQLVQVSGGKLSTYDVTKVSCLPGSLSGTGDGTTFATNEGSVVTIRPGAMTFDDNLGVRSLRRVPGGLPRECRVPANELSTFDVFWHTFAENYPFFRAKGVDWQSEGDAARREVAAHPDRLYDVLCGLIRPLHDAHVALSAPGQHCASPRPGTPDPGKTVPRAIAVADANLGVPTRTWAGGALAYADLPGGLGYLRITGFHDYAGTFAESSKILAKALDEIFTPGHQRSGLILDLRVNGGGDDPLGLQVAARLTDVPHYAYAKRARNDPDDPSRFTVAQPFFVQPAVAPRYRGPLAVLTGNLDVSAGETFLQALLNRQPRPVLIGQSTQGAFSDTLDRALPKPGWTVSLPNEEYLDPHGRTYDGTGIGPDLPVPVFAPDDLAAGRDPALALARRVLGR
- a CDS encoding metalloregulator ArsR/SmtB family transcription factor — translated: MQTFDVLAEPRRRALLDLLLEGERSVGELVAELQLSQPAVSKHLRVLREAGLVTVRVSAQRRCYRLRAEPLAEVDAWLAPYRQFWADRLDALERRLDEAD
- a CDS encoding alpha/beta hydrolase, giving the protein MGVLAGAEPFSFPGSSGAGFLLCHGFTATPAGMRGWGEHLAQEGFAVRCPLLPGHGTQWRDLNRTTWQDWYGTVREALLALRAECDQVFVGGMSMGGTLALRLAEEFGSELSGIVLVNPSVTRLSLDAKILPLFSRVVPSVRAIGNDIAKPGETELAYPRTPVRAAASLAKLWKIVRADLPKVTQPVLLLHSRVDHVVEPENSRIILDAIASSNVTEVVLEKSFHVATQDFDAELIFSRSAEFARELRAGQVGAG
- a CDS encoding 3-deoxy-7-phosphoheptulonate synthase, whose product is MTSRLVAAPADTSTLDHRRTTSVSPLISPALLREDHPVDAAVAKVVQNGRAETVDILDGRDDRLAVIVGPCSVHDPEAALDYARRLAAKAEALRDDLHIVMRVYFEKPRTTLGWKGLINDPDLDGTFAVNKGLRMARKLLLDVSALGLPVGCEFLDPITPQFIADIVTWGSIGARTAASQVHRQLCSALSMPVGIKNSTEGDIQVAVDATRAAAASHVFPGINTDGLAALMTTAGNPDCHVILRGSSAGPNHDPASVAETLGRLAKSGLPERLVIDASHGNSGKDHVRQGEVVRELAGRIAAGERGIAGLMMESNLVAGRQDLVLGRADELTYGQSITDACLDWDATGDLLDTLAGAVRARR
- a CDS encoding polyadenylate-specific 3'-exoribonuclease AS, producing the protein MRFFYDTEFIEDGVTIDLVSIGVVDERGREFYAVSTDFDPGRAGAWVRENVLPKLPSPADPAWRSRERIRADLLEFFGKPPGGIELWAWFAAYDHVALAQLWGPMPALPRQLPRFTRDLRQRWEDAGKPKLPAAPTDQHDALADAKHNLQRWDVIEAAFRRR
- a CDS encoding lysophospholipid acyltransferase family protein, which produces MLYWLMKWVFIGPLLKTLWPTKVVGAENIPETGGAILAGNHLAVADSFFMPLRVKRKVTFPAKSEYFTEPGFKGLLKKWFFTGVGQFPIDRSGGNAAQAALDTATRLVKEGHLLGIYPEGTRSPDGRLYKGKTGVARIILDSGGIVVPVAMIGTDKVNPIGSKMWWPRRLEVRFGTPLDFSRYDGLAGDRFIERSITDEIMYALMELSGQEYVDIYAAKAKELLAAEAAGVKPAVPPQTSARDADRVPETKAS
- a CDS encoding glutamate--cysteine ligase, which codes for MRIEFQASRRSTVGAEWELALVDRRSGELRSVAEELLAAVRPDGADEHPRIKQELLLNTIEVVSGVCRTVGEVKADLSEALDEVHRVADPLGVELFSAGSHPFSSWYRQKVTDKERYAKLIDRTQWWGRQMLIYGVHVHVGLDHRDKVLPVLDGLLRYAPHLQALSASSPYWAGEDTGYASNRALMFQQLPTAGLPFQFREWAELEGYVEDMFTTGVIDQFSEIRWDIRPAPHFGTLEMRVCDGLPTLQEVGAISALTQCLVEDFSSRLDDGEQLPVLPPWHVQENKWRAARYGLDAIVILDAAGRERLVTDDLVELLDRLEPVARKLDCVRELRDVETILQVGASYQRQRAVAKQYNGSLKAVVAALVTEMRDGVLHG
- a CDS encoding 6-phosphofructokinase — its product is MRVGVLTGGGDCPGLNAVIRAVVRKGIEVHDWEFVGFRNGWQGPLTGDSRPLGLADVEDILTRGGTILRSSRTNPYKVEGGVEKIRQVLADQGVDALIAIGGEDTLGVAKRLTDDGIGVVGVPKTIDNDLGATDYTFGFDTAVSIATEAIDRLHTTAESHHRALVIEVMGRHAGWIALHSGLAGGASVILVPERQFSVDQVVQWVERRFEKEYAPIIVVAEGALPEGGEEKLLTGEKDAFGHVRLGGIGNWLADEISARTGKESRAVVLGHVQRGGTPTAYDRVLATRFGLHAVDAVADGDFGVMVALKGTDIVRVKLSEATAELKTVPLERYQEAEVFFG
- a CDS encoding YdeI/OmpD-associated family protein — protein: MAHTFTAVVELNGKTATGLRVPAEVVEALGQGRKPKVRVTIGAHTYRSTVAVYGGEFMLPLSAANREAAGVSAGETVAVTLEADLAERTVEVPAELAAAMEQAGVRAVFDRLSFTAQRERAEAVTSAKRTETRERRIAKIVAELAGQ